A DNA window from Leptolyngbya sp. KIOST-1 contains the following coding sequences:
- a CDS encoding DUF3531 family protein, translating into MQVEFRECDFFNLWIWLKFETVPSTMEQQYIDEVFSSWFFLGKLGGFNAENLQVQDTGLDINYLPYDQDQLTGSMLSVMHNIGEVEYQGLWARCWLDLGTSDALALDVLINTLEQFSREYVAIETCYVGGENPDWPIPGSGQPEFLDEDA; encoded by the coding sequence ATGCAGGTGGAATTTCGCGAGTGCGACTTCTTTAACCTCTGGATTTGGCTGAAGTTTGAAACCGTGCCCTCCACAATGGAGCAGCAGTACATCGACGAAGTTTTTTCGTCGTGGTTTTTCCTGGGCAAGCTGGGCGGCTTCAATGCCGAAAATCTCCAGGTCCAGGACACTGGTCTGGACATCAACTACCTGCCCTACGACCAGGATCAGCTGACCGGCAGTATGCTCTCGGTGATGCACAACATCGGCGAAGTCGAATACCAGGGGCTCTGGGCCCGCTGCTGGCTCGACCTAGGCACCAGCGATGCCCTGGCCCTCGACGTTTTGATCAACACTCTGGAGCAGTTCAGCCGCGAATACGTGGCGATCGAAACCTGCTACGTCGGCGGCGAAAACCCCGACTGGCCGATCCCAGGCAGCGGTCAGCCTGAGTTTCTAGACGAAGACGCTTGA
- a CDS encoding Sll0314/Alr1548 family TPR repeat-containing protein, which translates to MVLHARLASLRLGTRLKALSAGTLTVAFLALAPAAQAGDPFRTTNPHNIGEKTEAVFNALFFEGNYTAAEALVGQAIAAEPHEPMNYAIAAALGYLNRDLTQLAQQAQRTQQTATALKATDPLRGHLYTAVGIFMEGAHTLQTQGIARGTPTALRLLQRVFRELEAAEQINPSDPELSLLKGFMDLLLAVNLPFANPDQAIARLQNGHPDFLTHRGIAIGMRDMGRYSEALAEVDKALAAAPENPDLLYLKAQILFLQQQYAASLPFYRSALTYADQLPASTARQIAFEACQAEGVASDVCVERSRINEG; encoded by the coding sequence ATGGTTCTTCACGCTCGCCTTGCCTCCCTGCGTCTAGGGACGCGCCTGAAAGCGCTATCGGCCGGTACGCTCACCGTCGCTTTTTTGGCCTTGGCTCCCGCAGCCCAAGCTGGGGATCCGTTTCGCACCACCAATCCTCACAACATCGGCGAGAAGACCGAAGCCGTCTTCAACGCGCTGTTTTTTGAAGGCAACTACACCGCGGCTGAGGCGCTGGTGGGGCAGGCGATCGCCGCAGAACCCCACGAGCCCATGAACTATGCCATTGCGGCCGCCCTGGGCTACCTGAATAGAGACCTGACCCAGCTGGCCCAGCAGGCCCAGCGCACTCAGCAGACCGCCACGGCGCTCAAGGCGACCGATCCCCTGCGGGGACACCTCTACACAGCCGTGGGCATCTTTATGGAAGGAGCCCACACGCTGCAAACCCAGGGTATCGCTCGGGGCACCCCGACGGCCCTGCGCCTGCTCCAGCGGGTCTTTCGTGAGCTGGAGGCCGCCGAGCAGATCAACCCCAGCGATCCCGAACTCAGCCTGCTGAAGGGCTTTATGGACCTGCTGCTGGCGGTCAACCTGCCCTTTGCCAACCCCGACCAGGCGATCGCTCGTCTGCAAAATGGCCACCCCGACTTTCTCACCCATCGGGGGATTGCCATCGGCATGCGCGACATGGGCCGCTACAGCGAAGCCCTGGCCGAGGTCGACAAAGCCCTGGCGGCGGCTCCCGAGAACCCCGACCTGCTCTACCTGAAAGCCCAGATTTTGTTCCTGCAGCAGCAGTACGCTGCCAGCCTGCCCTTCTACCGCTCGGCGCTGACCTACGCCGACCAGCTGCCCGCTTCGACGGCGCGGCAAATCGCCTTCGAAGCCTGTCAGGCTGAGGGCGTCGCCAGCGACGTGTGCGTCGAGCGATCGCGCATTAACGAAGGCTAG
- the rsmG gene encoding 16S rRNA (guanine(527)-N(7))-methyltransferase RsmG: MDRLPMHGDRWQSSLHWQPTDAQQQDFQQLYAEILAVNQQVNLTRITTSEDFWEKHLWDSLQGVAPWLSDSQPEVAGLRVVDIGTGGGFPGLPVAIVFPHWTIALMDATRKKITAIELVCQNLGIANVSFLPQRAEQVAHQPTHRETYDLALLRAVGPVNTCAEYALPLLRLGGQAVLYRGQWTADEEAGLAAILPRLGGKLRSVRSQTTPLTQGIRHNVVLTKVDRTPDKFPRRPGIPAKTPLV, from the coding sequence ATGGATCGACTCCCGATGCACGGCGATCGCTGGCAGAGCAGCCTGCACTGGCAACCAACGGATGCTCAGCAGCAGGACTTTCAGCAGCTCTACGCAGAAATCCTGGCCGTCAACCAGCAGGTCAACCTGACCCGAATTACAACCTCCGAAGACTTTTGGGAAAAGCACCTGTGGGACTCCCTCCAGGGCGTCGCCCCCTGGCTCAGCGATTCCCAACCGGAGGTGGCGGGGCTGAGGGTGGTAGATATTGGTACCGGTGGCGGCTTTCCAGGCCTGCCGGTGGCGATCGTCTTCCCCCACTGGACGATCGCTCTGATGGACGCCACCCGCAAGAAAATTACCGCGATCGAGCTTGTCTGCCAGAATTTGGGGATCGCCAACGTCAGCTTTTTACCCCAGCGGGCGGAGCAGGTCGCCCACCAGCCCACCCACCGCGAAACCTACGACCTGGCCCTGCTGCGGGCGGTTGGCCCCGTCAACACCTGTGCCGAGTACGCGCTACCTCTGCTGCGTTTGGGCGGCCAGGCGGTGCTCTACCGGGGACAGTGGACGGCGGACGAGGAGGCCGGCCTGGCGGCTATCCTGCCGCGCCTGGGCGGCAAACTCCGGTCGGTGCGATCGCAAACCACCCCCCTGACCCAGGGCATTCGCCACAACGTGGTGCTCACCAAAGTCGATCGCACCCCCGATAAGTTTCCTCGGCGGCCGGGGATTCCGGCGAAGACACCGCTGGTTTAG
- the gpmI gene encoding 2,3-bisphosphoglycerate-independent phosphoglycerate mutase: protein MSQASIPPMVLVILDGWGYRENTDGNAVAAAKTPVMDSLWAAYPHTLIRTSGKDVGLPEGQMGNSEVGHLNIGAGRIVPQELVRISDAVEDGTLQENEALLEVCQAVRYRNSKLHLIGLCSEGGVHSHLSHLFGLLEMAKAQDIDEVCIHVITDGRDTKPTEGKVAVQTIQDYVDGLGLGRLVTLSGRYYAMDRDNRWDRIEKAYRVMTDPGEGSGQTALEALLASYDQEINDEFVEPVRLAPGAIAPEDGVIFFNFRPDRARQLTQALVDPNFKGFEREQIAPLSFVTMTQYDPEMPVKVAFAPQNLSNILGEVVANHGLKQFRTAETEKYAHVTYFFNGGLEEPLAGEDRELVSSPMVATYDKAPAMSAAAVTNTAIAAIEKGIYSLVVINYANPDMVGHTGQMEATVTALQAVDQELGRLIDGVGKAGGTAIIIADHGNAELMWDENHKPWTAHTTNPVPFILVEGEKLKVPAYGGEVNLREDGRLSDIAPTILQILGLPQPQEMTGRSMFLPADVEIRNNRTPVKLSR, encoded by the coding sequence ATGAGTCAAGCGTCAATCCCGCCGATGGTGTTAGTTATTCTCGACGGCTGGGGATATCGGGAAAATACCGACGGCAATGCTGTCGCTGCCGCAAAGACTCCGGTGATGGACAGCCTGTGGGCCGCCTATCCTCACACGTTAATTCGCACATCGGGTAAAGATGTGGGCCTCCCCGAGGGACAGATGGGCAACTCTGAGGTGGGCCATCTCAACATTGGGGCCGGGCGGATTGTGCCCCAGGAACTGGTTCGCATTTCGGACGCGGTGGAGGACGGTACGCTTCAGGAAAATGAAGCACTGCTGGAGGTGTGTCAGGCGGTCCGCTACCGCAACAGCAAACTGCATCTGATTGGTCTTTGTTCGGAGGGCGGCGTGCACTCCCACCTGTCCCACCTGTTTGGGCTGCTGGAGATGGCTAAGGCCCAGGACATTGACGAAGTCTGCATTCATGTGATCACCGATGGCCGCGACACCAAGCCCACCGAGGGCAAGGTTGCGGTGCAAACCATTCAGGACTACGTCGATGGGCTGGGGCTGGGCAGGCTGGTGACTCTCAGCGGTCGCTACTACGCCATGGATCGCGACAACCGCTGGGATCGGATTGAAAAAGCCTACCGGGTGATGACTGATCCCGGCGAGGGCAGCGGCCAAACCGCCCTGGAGGCACTGCTGGCCTCCTACGACCAGGAGATTAACGACGAGTTTGTGGAGCCCGTGCGGCTGGCCCCAGGGGCGATCGCCCCTGAGGATGGCGTGATCTTCTTCAACTTTCGCCCCGATCGGGCCCGACAGCTAACCCAGGCGCTGGTCGATCCCAACTTCAAGGGCTTCGAGCGGGAGCAGATTGCGCCGCTGAGTTTTGTCACCATGACCCAGTACGACCCGGAGATGCCGGTGAAGGTGGCCTTTGCGCCCCAGAACCTGAGCAATATTTTGGGGGAGGTGGTGGCCAACCACGGGCTCAAGCAGTTTCGCACCGCCGAGACCGAAAAGTACGCCCACGTCACCTACTTCTTCAACGGCGGACTGGAGGAGCCCCTGGCAGGGGAAGACCGCGAGTTGGTGTCCAGCCCCATGGTGGCCACCTACGACAAAGCGCCAGCGATGTCGGCGGCGGCGGTGACCAATACGGCGATCGCGGCGATTGAGAAAGGCATTTACTCCCTGGTTGTGATCAACTACGCCAACCCCGACATGGTGGGCCACACCGGCCAGATGGAAGCGACCGTGACCGCCCTCCAGGCGGTGGATCAGGAGCTGGGCCGCCTGATCGACGGCGTTGGCAAAGCGGGGGGCACAGCCATAATCATTGCTGACCACGGCAACGCCGAGCTGATGTGGGACGAGAACCACAAGCCCTGGACGGCCCACACCACCAACCCGGTACCCTTTATCCTGGTTGAGGGGGAAAAGCTCAAAGTGCCCGCCTACGGTGGCGAAGTCAACCTGCGGGAAGACGGGCGGCTGTCCGACATTGCGCCGACGATTCTGCAAATTCTGGGGCTGCCCCAGCCCCAGGAGATGACCGGGCGATCGATGTTTCTCCCCGCCGACGTGGAAATTCGCAACAACCGCACGCCGGTCAAGCTTTCCCGCTAG
- a CDS encoding ribose-phosphate pyrophosphokinase, which translates to MIRSATLPTQTPSLPHFGENNRLKLFSGSANVDLAREVARYLGLDLGPMVRKRFADGELYIQIQESIRGCDVYLIQPTCQPVNDHLMELLIMIDACRRASARQITAVIPYYGYARADRKTAGRESITAKLVANLITKAGASRVLAIDLHSAQIQGYFDIPCDHVYGTPVLIDYIASKNLEDLVVVSPDVGGVARARAFAKKLNDAPLAIIDKRRQAHNVAEVMNVVGDVHGKTAVLVDDMIDTAGTICEGARLLKQEGARQVYACATHPVFSPPAVERLSAGLFEEVIVTNTIPMTAARQFKQLTVLSMANLLGEAIWRIHEESSVSSMFR; encoded by the coding sequence GTGATCCGTTCTGCCACTTTGCCAACGCAAACTCCGTCGCTGCCGCACTTCGGAGAGAACAACCGCCTCAAACTTTTTTCCGGTTCAGCCAACGTTGATTTGGCCCGCGAAGTGGCTCGCTACCTGGGGTTGGACCTCGGCCCAATGGTGCGCAAGCGCTTTGCCGATGGCGAACTCTACATTCAGATTCAGGAGTCGATTCGTGGTTGCGACGTCTATCTAATTCAGCCGACCTGTCAGCCAGTGAACGATCACCTGATGGAACTGCTGATCATGATTGACGCCTGCAGGCGCGCCTCGGCTCGGCAGATTACGGCTGTGATCCCGTACTACGGCTACGCTCGGGCCGATCGCAAGACCGCCGGGCGCGAGTCAATTACCGCCAAGCTGGTGGCCAACCTGATAACCAAGGCCGGAGCCAGTCGGGTGCTGGCTATCGATCTACACTCGGCCCAAATTCAGGGCTACTTCGATATTCCCTGCGACCATGTCTACGGCACTCCGGTGCTGATCGACTATATCGCCAGCAAAAACCTCGAGGACCTGGTGGTCGTCTCTCCAGATGTGGGCGGTGTGGCCCGAGCCCGAGCCTTTGCTAAGAAGCTGAACGATGCGCCCCTAGCCATTATTGACAAACGCCGTCAGGCCCACAACGTGGCCGAGGTGATGAACGTGGTGGGCGATGTGCATGGCAAAACAGCCGTGCTGGTGGACGACATGATCGATACCGCTGGCACCATTTGCGAAGGGGCTCGCCTGCTGAAGCAGGAGGGGGCTCGCCAGGTCTACGCCTGCGCCACCCACCCGGTGTTTTCGCCCCCGGCGGTGGAGCGACTTTCGGCGGGGCTATTCGAGGAAGTGATTGTCACTAACACCATTCCCATGACGGCAGCCCGTCAGTTTAAGCAGCTCACCGTGCTGTCGATGGCCAACCTGCTGGGCGAAGCAATCTGGCGTATTCACGAGGAAAGCTCGGTCAGCAGCATGTTCCGCTAG
- the hisIE gene encoding bifunctional phosphoribosyl-AMP cyclohydrolase/phosphoribosyl-ATP diphosphatase HisIE, which translates to MVTSPSSPFAAAVPVDRIRYNDQGLVPAIVQDYLDGTVLMMAWMNAESLQKTLASGETWFWSRSRQEFWHKGATSGHTQRVKAIRYDCDSDALLVTVEQLGDIACHTGERSCFHQVDDHKVAPPADTLSQVFGVICDRRDHPTPDSYTAKLLAGGDNKILKKIGEEAAEVVMACKDDDAEAIAGEAADLIYHTLVALAHHGVDIKDVYRKLQERRR; encoded by the coding sequence ATGGTTACCTCTCCGTCCTCGCCCTTTGCCGCCGCGGTGCCCGTCGATCGCATTCGCTACAACGACCAGGGGCTGGTGCCTGCGATCGTGCAGGACTACCTCGACGGCACCGTGCTGATGATGGCCTGGATGAACGCCGAGTCGCTGCAAAAAACCCTGGCCAGCGGCGAAACCTGGTTCTGGAGTCGATCGCGCCAGGAATTCTGGCACAAGGGAGCGACTTCGGGCCACACCCAGCGCGTCAAGGCCATCCGCTACGACTGCGACAGCGATGCCCTGCTAGTCACCGTTGAGCAGTTGGGTGACATTGCTTGCCACACGGGCGAACGCAGCTGCTTTCACCAGGTGGACGACCACAAAGTCGCTCCCCCCGCCGACACCCTGTCCCAGGTGTTTGGGGTGATCTGCGATCGCCGCGACCACCCCACCCCCGACTCCTACACCGCCAAGCTGCTGGCGGGCGGCGACAACAAAATCCTCAAAAAAATTGGCGAAGAAGCCGCCGAAGTGGTGATGGCCTGTAAGGATGACGACGCTGAGGCGATCGCCGGAGAAGCCGCCGACTTGATCTACCACACCCTGGTTGCCCTGGCCCATCATGGGGTCGATATTAAGGATGTGTACCGGAAGCTGCAGGAGCGGCGGCGGTAG
- a CDS encoding Uma2 family endonuclease → MTVALPQRLTLEQFLTLPYIEESPAWEFVQGEVSQKPMPGGKHSRIQSRLAGVINGAVDSPYEALSELRCTVGGRSMVPDIAVLERSQIPVDQNGEIVSTGVNISPTWIIEILSPQQSQMKVTRKILHSLRHGGQLGWLIDPEERVVLVYRPDRLPEEWPENSELPVLPGLSLSLTVEQLFSWLQVNRR, encoded by the coding sequence ATGACTGTCGCCTTACCTCAACGGTTGACCCTGGAGCAGTTCCTAACGCTGCCCTACATCGAAGAGTCACCCGCCTGGGAGTTTGTGCAGGGAGAGGTCAGCCAAAAACCAATGCCTGGTGGCAAGCACAGTCGAATTCAGTCGCGATTGGCAGGCGTTATTAATGGCGCGGTCGATTCGCCCTACGAAGCGCTGAGCGAACTGCGCTGTACTGTTGGCGGACGCTCCATGGTGCCAGACATCGCGGTGCTGGAGCGAAGCCAAATTCCGGTCGATCAAAATGGCGAGATTGTGAGTACTGGCGTCAATATTTCCCCAACCTGGATCATTGAAATTCTCTCCCCGCAGCAGAGCCAGATGAAGGTAACTCGCAAAATTTTGCACAGCCTTCGCCACGGGGGTCAGCTGGGCTGGCTGATTGACCCTGAGGAACGGGTTGTACTGGTCTACCGTCCCGACCGCCTGCCTGAGGAGTGGCCTGAAAATTCCGAATTGCCAGTTCTACCAGGGCTGTCGCTATCGCTGACTGTAGAACAACTCTTTAGCTGGCTCCAAGTTAACCGCCGCTAA
- a CDS encoding DEAD/DEAH box helicase family protein, with amino-acid sequence MGRTPTLTYDRGTLILHPPPRGKSWVDFAQWDDRIEKFRIPAQQYRDLVETLRAEQVTFNDQAQTFAPLDLEPQLSLEPYPHQQEALQAWIGQRWRGVVVLPTASGKTYLAQLAMQTTPRSTLITVPTLDLMHQWYAHLTAAFPDVEVGLLGGGSKDRTPILVATYDSAAIHAESLGNQYALLICDECHHLPSDFNRVIAEYSIAPYRLGLTATPDRADGRHDDLTHLLGPVVYAKSAADLSGDALAPFQIVPIKVKLSAQERSRYTQLIAQRNRFLQEANIWLSSAQGWQRFVRASAQSADGRRAMLAHREARAIALGTDGKLRVLADLLAQHYPDRTIVFTNDNATVYQISETFLIPAITHQTPVKERHAILQAFRSGEYPTLVVSHVLNEGVDVPDARVAILLSGSGSIREYVQRLGRILRKGSGQKQAVLYEVVAEETTEEAISSRRRQGVQRSSDHPRQLELVPVKPVYAGDPLPPVPRAAEALSGERQPDSEDSPWGQLD; translated from the coding sequence ATGGGGCGCACGCCAACGCTAACCTACGATCGCGGCACGCTCATCCTCCACCCGCCGCCGCGAGGCAAAAGCTGGGTTGACTTTGCCCAATGGGACGACCGGATTGAAAAATTCCGCATTCCCGCCCAGCAGTACCGGGATCTGGTTGAAACCCTGCGGGCCGAGCAGGTGACCTTCAACGATCAGGCCCAAACCTTTGCTCCGCTCGATCTCGAGCCCCAGCTCAGTCTGGAACCCTACCCGCACCAGCAGGAAGCGCTCCAGGCCTGGATTGGCCAGCGCTGGCGCGGCGTGGTGGTGCTGCCGACTGCCAGCGGCAAGACCTACCTGGCCCAGCTGGCCATGCAGACTACGCCGCGCTCGACGCTGATCACGGTGCCCACTTTGGATCTCATGCACCAGTGGTATGCTCACCTGACTGCGGCCTTCCCCGATGTGGAGGTGGGGCTGCTGGGCGGGGGATCAAAGGATCGGACGCCGATTTTGGTTGCCACCTACGACAGCGCCGCTATCCACGCCGAGAGTTTGGGCAACCAGTACGCGCTGCTGATCTGTGACGAGTGCCACCACCTGCCCAGCGACTTCAACCGGGTAATTGCCGAATACTCGATCGCGCCCTACCGGCTGGGGCTGACCGCCACCCCCGATCGTGCCGACGGTCGCCACGACGACCTCACCCACCTGCTGGGGCCAGTGGTTTACGCGAAATCGGCGGCGGATCTGTCGGGGGATGCCCTGGCCCCGTTTCAGATTGTGCCAATTAAGGTCAAGCTCTCGGCCCAGGAGCGATCGCGCTATACCCAGCTGATCGCCCAGCGCAACCGCTTCTTGCAGGAGGCGAATATCTGGCTCAGCTCGGCCCAGGGGTGGCAGCGGTTTGTGCGGGCCAGCGCCCAGTCGGCGGACGGGCGACGGGCGATGCTGGCCCATCGGGAGGCGCGGGCGATCGCCCTGGGTACCGATGGCAAGCTGCGAGTGCTGGCCGACCTGCTGGCCCAGCACTATCCCGATCGCACCATCGTTTTCACCAACGACAATGCCACCGTCTACCAAATTTCCGAGACGTTTTTGATCCCCGCCATCACCCACCAGACGCCGGTCAAAGAGCGCCACGCCATTCTCCAGGCTTTTCGCAGCGGCGAGTACCCCACCCTGGTGGTCAGCCACGTGCTCAACGAAGGGGTGGACGTGCCCGACGCGAGGGTGGCCATTTTGCTCTCGGGCAGTGGTTCAATTCGCGAGTACGTGCAGCGGCTGGGGCGGATCCTGCGCAAGGGCAGCGGCCAAAAGCAGGCCGTACTTTACGAAGTGGTGGCCGAAGAAACCACCGAGGAAGCCATCTCCAGCCGCCGCCGTCAGGGGGTACAGCGCTCCTCCGACCATCCCCGTCAGCTGGAACTGGTTCCGGTCAAGCCGGTGTATGCAGGCGATCCCCTGCCCCCCGTGCCCAGGGCCGCCGAAGCTCTATCTGGTGAACGCCAACCGGACTCTGAGGATAGTCCCTGGGGACAGTTGGACTGA
- the secG gene encoding preprotein translocase subunit SecG — MLLTTILKVIWMVSAVGLTAMVLLHSPKGDGLGGLGGQAQLFTSTKSAETTLNRVTWTLTVLFMGLTVVLSAGWLDVAATAPTP, encoded by the coding sequence ATGCTACTTACCACAATCTTGAAGGTCATCTGGATGGTTTCCGCCGTGGGCCTGACGGCAATGGTGCTGCTGCACAGCCCCAAAGGCGACGGGCTGGGCGGCCTAGGCGGACAGGCCCAGCTGTTCACCAGTACCAAAAGCGCCGAAACTACGCTCAATCGCGTCACCTGGACCTTGACGGTTCTGTTCATGGGGCTGACGGTGGTGCTCAGCGCCGGCTGGCTTGACGTTGCGGCCACCGCTCCGACCCCCTAG
- a CDS encoding ABC transporter ATP-binding protein, whose translation MLYLRQLTYHPPASPRAILSNISLELAPQQLGLIYGPSGSGKSTLLEIMAGFAQPTLGAIQWRQQDLDAESLRQLAGLVFQFPERHFCGHTLLEELRLGHPDLAREQVDQALEAVGLEHLSLKTSPQDLSGGQQRRLALAVQLIRKPYLLLLDEPTAGLDWSMRQQILGLLKQLKQHWTLLVVSHDADELAELADRCWQLDHGRVTAVSQPSVTVTSG comes from the coding sequence ATGCTTTACCTTCGCCAGCTCACCTACCATCCGCCGGCCAGTCCGAGAGCTATTTTAAGCAACATTTCCCTGGAGCTGGCTCCCCAGCAGCTGGGGCTAATCTACGGGCCGAGCGGATCGGGCAAGAGCACTCTGCTAGAAATTATGGCGGGGTTTGCCCAGCCCACGCTGGGAGCTATTCAGTGGCGACAGCAGGATTTAGATGCCGAATCCCTGAGGCAGCTGGCGGGACTGGTGTTTCAGTTCCCAGAGCGCCACTTCTGTGGCCATACGCTGCTGGAAGAACTGCGCCTCGGCCATCCGGACCTGGCCCGTGAGCAGGTCGATCAAGCGCTGGAGGCAGTGGGGCTGGAGCATTTGTCCCTGAAAACCTCGCCCCAGGATTTGAGCGGGGGGCAGCAGCGGCGCCTGGCCCTGGCGGTACAGCTGATTCGCAAACCCTACTTGCTGCTGCTAGACGAACCGACCGCTGGGCTGGACTGGTCGATGCGGCAGCAAATTCTGGGCTTGCTGAAGCAGCTCAAGCAGCACTGGACGCTGCTGGTGGTGTCCCACGATGCCGACGAACTGGCGGAGCTGGCCGATCGCTGCTGGCAGCTCGACCACGGCCGGGTAACGGCGGTTTCCCAGCCCTCTGTGACTGTCACCTCAGGCTAG
- a CDS encoding ABC-F family ATP-binding cassette domain-containing protein, whose product MLRLEHISKIYPTGEVLKDVNWEVKPGDRIGLVGVNGAGKSTQLKIITGKIEPTTGTIIRPADLKIAYLSQEFEVDPNHTVRDEFWTVFKEANEVQSKLHHIPILMETADPDQLEKLIHELDKLQRRFEALGGYGLESQIEKILPEMGFEAADGDRYVSEFSGGWQMRMGLGKILLQAPDVLLLDEPTNHLDLDTIEWLEGYLKKLTTPMVIVSHDREFLDRLCTQIVETERGVSTTYLGNYSAYLSQKEENLAAQLSTYERQQKEIAKQQAFVDRFRASATRSTQAKSREKQLDKVERIEAPTGSVRTLHFRFPPAPRSGREVVTIEDLTHSYDEKILFLGADLLIERGDRIAFLGHNGSGKSTLLRLISGLETPTDGKVELGHHNVIPSYFEQNQAEALDLEKTVIDTIHDEVPDWTNEEVRTLLGRFLFTGDMAFKQVKALSGGEKARLALAKMLLRPANLMMLDEPTNHLDIPAKEMLEEALQHYDGTVLLVSHDRYFISRVATKIVEIRDGELRLYRGDYHYYLDKVAEEAEAEKQAALAAEKKAKAEAKRQQQQAKRKASATK is encoded by the coding sequence ATGCTGCGTTTAGAGCACATCAGCAAGATCTATCCCACGGGGGAAGTCCTTAAGGATGTGAACTGGGAGGTGAAGCCAGGCGATCGCATTGGCCTGGTGGGCGTCAACGGCGCGGGCAAGTCGACCCAGCTCAAAATCATCACCGGCAAGATCGAGCCCACTACGGGCACCATCATTCGCCCCGCTGACCTCAAGATTGCCTACCTGTCCCAGGAGTTTGAGGTGGACCCCAACCACACTGTGCGCGACGAGTTTTGGACAGTATTTAAAGAGGCCAACGAGGTGCAGTCCAAGCTGCACCATATTCCCATCCTGATGGAGACCGCCGATCCCGACCAGCTAGAAAAACTCATCCACGAGCTGGATAAACTCCAGCGTCGGTTCGAGGCCCTGGGCGGCTATGGGTTGGAATCGCAGATTGAGAAAATTTTGCCGGAAATGGGCTTTGAGGCAGCTGACGGCGATCGCTACGTCAGCGAGTTTAGCGGCGGCTGGCAGATGCGCATGGGCCTGGGCAAAATTTTGCTGCAAGCCCCCGACGTGCTGCTGCTCGACGAGCCCACCAACCACCTCGACCTCGACACGATTGAGTGGCTGGAGGGCTACCTCAAAAAGCTCACCACCCCCATGGTGATCGTCTCCCACGACCGCGAGTTTCTCGATCGCCTCTGCACGCAAATTGTGGAAACCGAGCGCGGCGTCTCCACCACCTACCTGGGCAACTACAGCGCCTACCTGAGCCAAAAAGAAGAGAACCTGGCTGCCCAGCTCAGTACCTATGAGCGCCAGCAAAAGGAAATTGCCAAGCAGCAGGCCTTTGTCGATCGCTTTCGGGCCAGCGCCACCCGCAGCACCCAGGCCAAGAGCCGCGAAAAGCAACTCGACAAGGTGGAGCGCATTGAGGCTCCCACCGGCAGCGTTCGCACCCTGCACTTTCGCTTTCCCCCTGCCCCCCGCAGCGGCCGCGAGGTGGTGACCATTGAGGACCTCACCCACAGCTACGATGAGAAGATTTTGTTTCTGGGGGCCGACCTGCTGATTGAGCGGGGCGATCGGATCGCCTTTTTGGGCCACAACGGCTCGGGCAAATCAACCCTGCTGCGGCTGATCTCAGGCCTTGAAACCCCCACCGACGGCAAGGTCGAGCTGGGCCACCACAACGTGATCCCCAGCTACTTTGAGCAAAACCAGGCCGAAGCCCTCGACCTGGAGAAAACTGTCATCGACACTATCCACGACGAAGTGCCCGACTGGACCAACGAAGAAGTCCGCACCCTTTTGGGGCGGTTTTTGTTCACGGGCGATATGGCTTTTAAGCAGGTCAAGGCCCTCAGCGGCGGCGAAAAAGCCCGTCTGGCCCTGGCCAAAATGCTGCTGCGCCCCGCCAACCTGATGATGCTCGATGAGCCCACCAACCACCTCGACATTCCCGCCAAAGAAATGCTGGAAGAAGCGCTCCAGCACTACGACGGCACCGTGCTGCTGGTCTCCCACGACCGCTACTTTATCTCCCGGGTCGCCACCAAAATTGTCGAGATCCGCGACGGTGAACTGCGGCTCTACCGGGGTGATTATCACTACTACCTTGACAAGGTGGCCGAAGAAGCCGAAGCTGAAAAACAGGCGGCTCTAGCGGCTGAGAAAAAAGCCAAAGCCGAGGCCAAGCGCCAACAGCAGCAGGCCAAGCGTAAGGCCAGCGCTACAAAATGA